The Miscanthus floridulus cultivar M001 chromosome 17, ASM1932011v1, whole genome shotgun sequence genome has a window encoding:
- the LOC136518383 gene encoding uncharacterized protein: MESKCVNDQDALIDLESGNATAVSNHSNGVDASFTVGQARPAPNGCPRDDRNQHMDCSPPASDAVARSGDDRKSEGEEKLGLLDSSGGEKTKKKRSKKPPRPPRPLTPTPLDVSDQKLLNELSELAVLKRARIERMKALKKMKNAKQGTSGGNLCPLIITIIFCIVILWQGFFSGHGSAVSFHGSPESSIRAHSSLISIRFYKKNHSNVRPPSETTAAPDNVETVSVLRLGNRNQARRLAR; the protein is encoded by the exons ATGGAGTCTAAGTGTGTGAATGATCAGGATGCCTTGATCGACCTGGAGAGTGGCAATGCCACTGCAGTAAGCAACCATAGCAATGGTGTGGATGCTAGTTTTACAGTGGGGCAAGCACGACCAGCGCCTAACGGATGTCCGAGGGATGACAGGAATCAGCACATGGATTGCTCCCCTCCCGCTTCGGATGCTGTCGCTAGAAGCGGAGACGATAGGAAGTCTGAGGGGGAGGAGAAGCTGGGCCTTCTGGACAGTTCAGGAGGGGAGAAGACGAAGAAGAAACGGTCCAAAAAGCCGCCGCGGCCGCCAAGGCCGCTGACACCTACGCCGCTGGATGTTTCTGACCAGAAGCTCCTTAACGAGCTCAGTGAGCTTGCGGTGTTGAAACGGGCAAGGATTGAGCGAATGAAGgctttgaagaagatgaagaatgccAAGCAAGGGACCTCGGGCGGCAATTTGTGCCCCCTGATCATTACCATTATCTTCTGCATCGTCATACTCTGGCAAG GTTTCTTCTCAGGACATGGGTCGGCAGTAAGTTTCCATGGATCGCCTGAATCGTCGATCAGGGCACACAGCAGTTTGATCTCTATCAGGTTCTACAAGAAGAACCATTCCAATGTGAGACCACCCAGCGAGACCACTGCAGCTCCTGA TAACGTAGAGACCGTTTCTGTTTTGAGGCTCGGGAATCGTAACCAAGCCAGAAGGCTAGCTCGGTGA
- the LOC136518457 gene encoding pentatricopeptide repeat-containing protein At3g48810-like, giving the protein MCSIKCCLLLRRLRGPRTHRFSTAAVSPSLPRKKNHAGDPPRGAGPPPAPDTGDAAAARAHEAAVRRLAAAGDVDGVQLALQEMRLRGVPCTEGALVAAVGAFAGAGAPDRALKTFYRAVHDLGCARPTEPRLYNHLIDALLRENMMGAVALVYDNMRKDGVRPNVFTYNLLVRALCQNHRIGAARKMLDEMARKGCPPDDVTYGTIVSVLCKLGRVDEATEVLAAAPPVAASYNAIVLALCRELRMQEVFAVVGDMVGRGVQPNVITYTTIVDAFCKAGELRMACAILARMVITGCTPNVATFTALVRGLFDDGRVHDALDMWKWMVAEGWAPSTVSYNVLIRGLCSVGDLKGASSVLNGMEQHGCFPNARTYSTLIDGFSKARDLDGATSIWSDMTRSGCKPNVVVYTNMVDVFCKKLMFNQAESLIDKMLLENCPPNTVTFNTLIRSLCDCRRVGRALGVFHEMRRHGCLPNGRTYNELLHGLFREGNCGDALQMVIEMQNHGIELSLVTYNTVVSGLCQMRMSREAMFFVGRMIVRGIQPDAFTFTAIIHAYCKEGEVRMAAWMLGAMNVVNCGRNILVYTILIAELCNQDKLEDAMVYLLKMLYEGIYPNTVTWNVLVRGVFRNLGCNGPSDFIQHIAMDISQGPEVQYCGSLASQRRQS; this is encoded by the coding sequence ATGTGTTCGATCAAATGCTGCCTCCTCCTCCGGCGCCTTCGCGGCCCCCGCACCCACCGCTTCTCCACGGCGGCTGTGAGCCCCAGCCTCCCGCGGAAGAAGAATCATGCGGGGGATCCTCCTCGCGGGGCGGGGCCGCCTCCCGCTCCCGACACCGGGGACGCGGCGGCGGCAAGAGCCCACGAGGCGGCTGTCaggcggctggcggcggcgggcgaCGTGGACGGCGTGCAGCTGGCGCTACAGGAGATGCGGCTGAGGGGCGTCCCGTGCACCGAGGGCGCGCTCGTCGCCGCCGtcggcgccttcgccggcgcgggGGCGCCTGACCGCGCGCTCAAGACGTTCTACCGCGCGGTGCACGACCTGGGCTGCGCGCGCCCCACCGAGCCGCGGCTCTACAACCACCTCATCGACGCGCTGCTGCGGGAGAACATGATGGGGGCCGTCGCGCTGGTGTATGACAACATGAGGAAGGACGGCGTGCGGCCCAACGTGTTCACCTACAACCTGCTCGTCAGGGCGCTGTGCCAGAACCACCGGATCGGGGCCGCGCGCAAGATGCTCGACGAAATGGCCAGGAAGGGGTGTCCGCCAGACGATGTGACCTACGGCACCATCGTCTCCGTGCTGTGCAAGCTTGGCAGGGTGGACGAGGCCACGGAGGTGCTGGCTGCGGCGCCGCCCGTGGCCGCCTCCTACAATGCCATCGTTCTAGCTCTCTGCAGAGAGCTCAGGATGCAGGAGGTGTTCGCAGTTGTCGGCGACATGGTGGGGAGGGGAGTGCAGCCTAATGTCATCACGTACACTACTATAGTCGACGCGTTCTGCAAGGCCGGCGAGCTGAGGATGGCGTGTGCCATTCTGGCAAGGATGGTGATCACCGGATGCACTCCAAATGTTGCAACGTTCACTGCATTGGTCAGAGGACTATTTGATGATGGAAGGGTTCATGACGCGCTAGACATGTGGAAGTGGATGGTGGCTGAAGGATGGGCACCGTCGACGGTTTCGTACAATGTTCTGATCCGTGGCCTTTGCAGCGTTGGTGATCTTAAGGGAGCATCATCTGTACTCAATGGCATGGAGCAACACGGCTGCTTTCCTAATGCGAGGACCTACTCCACTCTTATTGATGGTTTCTCCAAAGCCAGGGACCTAGATGGTGCCACATCAATATGGAGTGACATGACAAGATCTGGCTGCAAGCCAAACGTTGTTGTTTACACAAACATGGTGGATGTGTTTTGCAAGAAGCTGATGTTTAATCAGGCAGAGAGTCTTATTGATAAGATGCTATTGGAAAACTGTCCTCCCAACACAGTCACATTCAACACGCTGATCAGAAGTCTATGCGACTGCAGAAGAGTCGGGAGAGCTCTTGGTGTGTTCCACGAGATGAGAAGACATGGATGCCTGCCAAATGGTAGGACGTATAACGAGTTGCTCCATGGTCTCTTTAGGGAGGGAAACTGTGGAGACGCTCTTCAAATGGTGATCGAGATGCAAAACCATGGTATTGAGTTGAGTTTAGTAACATACAACACTGTAGTAAGTGGTCTATGTCAAATGAGAATGAGCAGAGAAGCCATGTTTTTTGTGGGGAGGATGATAGTTCGAGGAATTCAACCAGATGCATTCACTTTCACTGCGATAATTCATGCTTATTGCAAGGAAGGGGAAGTCAGGATGGCCGCTTGGATGTTAGGTGCGATGAATGTAGTGAACTGTGGTCGTAACATACTAGTGTACACTATTCTAATTGCAGAGCTTTGCAATCAAGATAAGCTGGAAGATGCCATGGTGTACCTACTAAAGATGTTATATGAAGGTATATATCCAAATACAGTGACATGGAACGTTTTGGTCCGTGGAGTTTTTAGAAACCTTGGCTGCAATGGTCCAAGTGATTTCATTCAACATATTGCCATGGACATATCACAGGGACCTGAGGTTCAATATTGTGGTTCTTTGGCTTCCCAACGAAGGCAAAGTTGA